The Anguilla anguilla isolate fAngAng1 chromosome 4, fAngAng1.pri, whole genome shotgun sequence genome has a window encoding:
- the LOC118226134 gene encoding reversion-inducing cysteine-rich protein with Kazal motifs-like: MFLCFEIFLFLAFNIHDFVHAQDSSCCHHAAELSSCREACDQLSTIKSESRLKHLLQRLPSYCPESMSELWICVNSTLPGASRKSDGWVGLGCCELAISPDCRRECKLASSKNDITKVCKKDSEKPLYSCITKNEMGSVCCSYAGRHTNCREYCQAIFRTDSSPTVSQIKAVNEYCQAISPQVISCVGNYTKSYPIRSPIDSLFCCDRAEDAHCQAACRRILRTMTTEHEIIDGLIRECRRQPLPQDPLWQCFLWSSHTPPKNVPDTSPTAKMDGAKLHCCSKANTSLCREKCQEISTNWGTQTWQEFDQLCEYNPVEADLVTCLADVREPCQLGCKDLTYCTNFNNRPTELFRSCNTQSDQGAMSDIKLWANGTIKMPFMNIPVLDISKCRPEMWKAVACALQIKPCYSKSRGSVICKSDCVDILTQCGDRRRFHEGQTPERICNLLSPTDEPGHCIPLERYLTPSSLGNIIEEVIHPCNPNPCPSNHLCEVNRKGCQPGQDCLPYFCVPGCKLGEASEFLVNMDALIQVPLHNGQVGCFEVCTCGQSGRLENCVEMPCIDTSKSCIVGGQRKNHGTSFKVDCNPCSCFAGETVCSTRECLSMDSSEEDRRLFTGLPCSCPDQFVPVCAQNGRTYPSACVARCVGLQDNQFEFGSCRNSDPCSPNPCQKSQRCIPNRRVCLSDTSDFPCMQHECVGRALVCDKTQLDPACDTANIEHSSLCLLYQRGKTLSYTGHCQDACRRPKPVCGHNGETYDTVCEAYSDRVAVDYAGRCHAVGAVSEYASDSGCNAVHCPPLSVKGCSPVTPPGACCPLCAGMLQILWNKEQMKVFARLNQNQPVTVHDILRILRLHISVPQCDIFGYLSIDSEIVVLIVPVDQQPTPLQIEACSKEAEKIDSLINYGSPTLVSHVPLSAFLTSEVKISTLSSTGRPAAASLSLSLLLCLLLVAAFGPGGA; the protein is encoded by the exons ATTCCTCATGCTGTCACCATGCTGCAGAACTCTCTTCATGTAGGGAAGCCTGCGATCAG ctCTCCACCATTAAAAGTGAATCCCGTTTGAAGCACCTGCTGCAACGATTACCAAGCTATTGCCCAGAATCTATG AGTGAACTTTGGATTTGCGTCAATTCCACATTACCTG GAGCGTCCCGGAAGTCCGACGGGTGGGTGGGTCTCGGGTGCTGCGAGCTGGCGATTTCCCCGGACTGCCGGAGGGAGTGCAAGCTG GCATCGTCCaagaatgacatcacaaaagTATGCAAGAAGGATTCTGAG AAACCCCTCTACAGCTGCATTACCAAAAATGAAA TGGGCTCAGTGTGCTGCAGCTATGCTGGGagacacacaaactgcagagaGTACTGCCAGGCCATCTTCAGGACGGACTCCTCTCCCACCGTCTCTCAGATCAAAGCTGTTAATGAGTACTGCCAGGCCATCAGTCCTCAGGTCATAAGCTGTGTGGGAAACTACACCAAATCTTACCCAATCAGGAGCCCCATCGACA GTCTGTTCTGCTGCGACCGCGCGGAGGACGCGCACTGCCAGGCGGCCTGCAGGCGCATCCTGCGCACCATGACGACGGAGCACGAGATCATCGACGGGCTCATCAGGGAGTGCCGGCGCCAGCCGCTGCCCCAGGACCCCCTCTGGCAGTGCTTCCTGTGGAGCTCGCACACCCCTCCCAAGAACGTCCCCGACACCTCTCCCACTGCCAAAATGGACGGCGCCAAGCTCCACTGCTGTTCCAAAGCCAATACCTCACTGTGTAG AGAAAAGTGTCAGGAGATCAGCACTAACTGGGGGACCCAGACCTGGCAGGAGTTTGACCAGCTGTGCGAATACAACCCCGTGGAGGCCGACCTGGTCACCTGCCTGGCCGACGTCAGAGAACCCTGTCAGCTGGGCTGCAAGGACCTCACGTACTGCACCAACTTCAACAACAG GCCCACGGAGTTGTTTCGCAGCTGTAACACCCAGTCGGACCAGGGGGCCATGAGCGACATCAAGCTGTGGGCCAACGGCACCATCAAGATGCCCTTCATGAACATCCCTGTGCTGGACATTAGCAAGTGCCGCCCCGAGATGTGGAAGGCAGTGGCCTGCGCCCTGCAGATCAAGCCCTGCTACAGCAAGTCCCGCGGCAGCGTCATCTGCAA GTCGGACTGCGTTGACATCCTGACCCAGTGTGGGGACCGCAGGAGGTTTCACGAGGGACAGACCCCAGAGCGCATCTGCAACCTGCTGAGCCCCACCGACGAGCCTGGACACTGCATTCCTCTGGAGAGATATCTGA CCCCCAGTTCCCTGGGAAACATCATCGAGGAGGTGATTCACCCCTGCAACCCCAACCCgtgtcctagcaaccacctgtgtGAGGTCAACAGAAAGGGCTGCCAACCTGGCCAGGACTGCCTGCCTTACTTCTGCGTACCAG GCTGCAAGCTGGGCGAGGCCTCAGAGTTCCTGGTCAACATGGACGCCCTGATCCAGGTGCCTCTGCATAATGGGCAGGTGGGCTGCTTCGAGGTGTGCACCTGCGGACAGAGCGGCCGGCTGGAGAACTGCGTGGAGATGCCCTGCATCGACACCTCCAAGAGCTGCATCGTGGGGGGCCAGAGAAAAA ATCACGGGACGTCCTTCAAGGTGGACTGCAACCCCTGCTCGTGCTTCGCGGGGGAAACCGTGTGCTCCACCCGCGAGTGTTTGAGCATGGACAGCTCCGAGGAGGACCGCAGGCTCTTCACAG GCCTGCCGTGCAGCTGTCCGGACCAGTTTGTGCCAGTGTGTGCCCAGAACGGGCGCACGTACCCCAGCGCCTGCGTGGCGCGCTGCGTGGGGCTCCAGGACAATCAGTTTGAGTTCGGCTCCTGCCGTAACAGTGACCCCTGCTCCCCGAACCCCTGCCAAAAGAGTCAAAG ATGCATACCAAACCGGCGCGTGTGTCTTAGCGACACCAGCGACTTCCCCTGCATGCAGCACGAGTGCGTGGGGCGGGCGCTCGTCTGCGACAAGACCCAGCTGGACCCGGCGTGCGACACGGCCAACATCGAGCACTCCAGCCTCTGCCTGCTCTACCAAAGAGGGAAAACCCTGTCCTACACGGGACACTGCCAG GATGCCTGCAGGAGACCCAAGCCCGTGTGTGGTCACAACGGGGAGACGTACGACACGGTGTGCGAGGCCTACTCGGACCGGGTTGCCGTGGACTACGCCGGGCGCTGTCACGCGGTCGGGGCGGTGTCTGAGTACGCCTCCGACTCTGGCTGCAACGCCGTTCACTGCCCTCCCCTCTCCGTAAAGGGCTGCAGCCCCGTCACTCCGCCAG GTGCCTGCTGTCCACTGTGTGCGGGAATGCTGCAGATACTCTGGAACAAAGAACAGATGAAAGTATTTGCCAGG CTGAACCAGAATCAGCCGGTGACGGTTCATGACATCCTGCGGATCCTACGCCTGCACATCTCCGTGCCCCAGTGTGACATCTTTGGCTACCTGAGCATCGACTCAGAGATAGTTGTTCTCATTGTGCCTGTGGACCAGCAGCCCACACCCCtacag ATCGAAGCCTGCAGCAAGGAGGCGGAGAAGATCGACTCCCTGATCAACTACGGCAGCCCCACGCTGGTGTCGCACGTTCCTCTCTCCGCCTTCCTCACCTCGGAGGTGAAGATCTCCACCCTCAGCTCCACGGGACGTCCCGCCGcggcctccctctccctctccctgctcctctgtctcctcctggTGGCCGCCTTTGGCCCTGGGGGAGCGTAG